One region of Primulina tabacum isolate GXHZ01 chromosome 1, ASM2559414v2, whole genome shotgun sequence genomic DNA includes:
- the LOC142510950 gene encoding uncharacterized protein LOC142510950 produces the protein MILGGSTDGDSNQARKARSRRECLEVDGRRRDEPIISFGPEDLRGVSLPHNDALVIQARVANYDVLRLEAVETALFVFAGHAVYPEGEITLPLTLGTGDLTKTVMTVFTVVDAPSSYNIILGRPAMNEMRAVASTYHQKIKFPVRGQVGEVKIDQPSSRRCYGETVRVDQKKARREGKEKECQEGAKEREVHFVAEEEQEVVEIEPGKHVRVARDISPSTRELAGISPKVAKHKLNILPGSRPVKQKRSHFGTEKDKVIEEQVGELLRAGHMREVQFPTWLSNVVLVPKSTGKWRMCVDFRDLNAQKIVIHSPGLTSW, from the exons ATGATTTTGGGGGGGTCTACCGATGGCGATTCCAACCAGGCTCGGAAAGCCAGAAGCAGGAGGGAATGCTTAGAGGTCGATGGGAGGAGGAGAGACGAGCCAATCATAAGCTTTGGACCAGAGGACCTCAGAGGAGTTAGTCTACCCCACAATGACGCTCTTGTCATTCAGGCCCGAGTGGCTAACTACGATGTGTTGAGG TTAGAGGCGGTTGAGACTGCCTTGTTTGTTTTTGCTGGACATGCTGTGTACCCTGAGGGGGAAATCACTCTACCCCTGACCCTGGGCACTGGAGACCTGACGAAGACTGTGATGACCGTTTTTACAGTGGTGGATGCCCCATCCTCGTACAATATCATATTGGGAAGGCCGGCCATGAATGAGATGAGAGCCGTGGCCTCCACTTATCACCAGAAAATCAAATTCCCAGTGCGAGGACAGGTTGGGGAAGTTAAGATAGATCAGCCCTCTTCTCGGAGGTGTTATGGGGAGACAGTCCGGGTAGATCAAAAGAAGGCAAGGAGGGAAGGGAAGGAGAAAGAGTGTCAAGAGGGGGCCAAGGAGAGAGAAGTGCACTTTGTTGCTGAGGAAGAACAAGAAGTGGTGGAAATTGAGCCAGGAAAGCACGTCCGGGTGGCCCGAGACATCAGCCCGTCCACCCGG GAGTTGGCCGGGATCTCGCCCAAAGTGGCCAAACATAAATTGAATATCCTCCCGGGATCCCGGCCCGTGAAGCAAAAGaggagtcattttggcaccgaAAAAGATAAAGTAATTGAAGAGCAAGTGGGAGAGTTGCTAAGGGCCGGGCATATGAGGGAAGTCCAATTCCCTACCTGGCTATCAAATGTGGTTCTCGTCCCAAAATCCACCGGGAAATGGAGAATGTGTGTTGATTTCAGGGACTTGAATGCCCAAAAGATTGTTATCCACTCCCCCGGATTGACCAGCTGGTAG